From a region of the Dunckerocampus dactyliophorus isolate RoL2022-P2 chromosome 20, RoL_Ddac_1.1, whole genome shotgun sequence genome:
- the ash1l gene encoding histone-lysine N-methyltransferase ASH1L isoform X1 produces MDQKIQGRTATPPLLSGVPSGEREKEGGVGKMEEEEEKKRDREKEASSVSDGTAAGGPGSAGGDQSQFSIKESNLSEGSVKLKIGLQAKRMKKPPKILENYVCRPAFRATMRNTGRGGGSARGNRAGNTADGPGSQSQSPSHVREKEREQSPRPVPSSSSNPSSKASTPPPPGLPAASAASPAPPQVNGSTAGKRGPPKMDCVSDTKSDTKVATATSERPLNLHRPLTDSKLHPSGKKTPTLQYNQRASSPSSPTPVSKESSCEGVKPPQYTYSNECPRDKDKDVQSWGAPTVTEKLAQLIATCPPSKTPKPVKPAKTDTAAPLSSSGFMTPTAKQRDRAMANRNTYSRITHLSPPLPVSRPPGRPYGSRNKDSVVENSPTLTAKTNEDIDGTGKPSSSSINMSGGNSSSTALSCGNNRLPSLAKDSNNDNINSSISKPQTCATLCSSNTTTLPSCLVSPSPTTTAEPRISHRGSPAASQADHARETPVLVDEGIAIPREQGRDSSRELTHCSSTGIAKPEGKDKGTCSQSMRVERDMSLSPCKRSPNRDSARVGRTSSPPEHVRPRASTSPEPDVEDSPQTPLRDESPDSSIDSATEQDSKPLKKRRGRKPRWGRAMNKVHSQRAGHDSPFDQSKTTMPLSALETTVKRPVGRPPSSNKAKPNTLPQSSLSHIFQPQAKKRGRPKSKMPTLDAPACRRPSNKLATSKVYSTFLKSKEEPDPPVLHPEVDLNPPKPMLRKRGRPKRLPPTLPQESHPPTLAPEAGDTGDKRYHNKGNGQLIMKTIIGKINKMKSVKRKRILSQILLGPRKEDPPKVTPSGVVASVETASQSLSSLAASLGGKLGPLINVSKKGTIYMGKRRGRKPKAVSASASTAPPEPFLSPATTSPLHHHQSQQQHQLSSSEIFPSPSLSQSSGGHSPISDGSFVEPGSVHFAGHSHYSNTHHSHSTFAFPPPTFSAPNLRNPVLGSSLSMATSASQKKSSFRGYHHHHYRQHYNYHKLSPPRPLHPTSPAPLSELKEATPSPVSESHSEETVPSDSGIGTDNNSTSDRGEKAGGAGGLGGMGLAAGIGSGLLIPGVIGSAVGTRMGLNSRGRRRHSAVLVEHPSPSPSPHAARLSPDPLRPHPAASSASLMGHKEKHKHKCKRRNHGCPGYEKLKRQKRKRKKKYLQLRSRRIDPNFLAELDEIVIRMSEIRIAHRTTGHRLGSGITLAAGAKRMPGVANRATGLSGTSGPPPHHYIHRDLLPTIFRVNFGSFYSHPAYSCDPLHYVRKPDMKKKRGRPPKPRESMSEVAFVPGLGFPLSSGGFYHPSYSVPYSSGPLGLSYYRGYPPASALYPHPHHQSAHTAQSHHSTHSPTFPPPPPTSYMHHHHPSHLLLNPSKFHKKKHKLLRQDYLGGGRSPVLYPPMSSELSFNWHHKHKHRHKHRERCADDDREEEEAIGGSGNRAGAGLSDSRALGKGERLASLGMAESLQQCRFGRGTSSSISSKQGGAALANSPSSSSSSSADRYKRKESSVSCLGPSRLTLGNSSKSQHSAESWFRIGNPEADYSKLSRRHVLPSQGPFSDGRAQELPACSDSEDEEPLTPTEDVEPRGRDSPNLTNLFASAFNRTNLRRCRNRKNESAPGNTSFSCVERKLRKDPSISAERRELETPSVPTRGVVPANSEGPEGSMHRRQQLHHQSSVFYSHGSTSSACIFPSQDCCPDASLPHQSHRAQPSKHSLHHVNKILRAKKLQRQARTGNNMVKKRGPGRPRKHPLPSPTPSPPPTVEINQTRHRVGDRPVGRVWDGDTVKDTIESVVKDQRSKGQKRKHWERDDVEEEEEQEEGEVEDIMEQLPDKEQNLSSLVLARSRPGSGRGWLAQDEIRHFQGSGENKPDGHHSTERQDAVSKEQTSAIPITSQREKRPARPPKKKFQKAGLYSDVYKTEDPRSQLLQLKKEKLEYIPGEHEYGLFPAPIHVGKYLRQKRIDFQLPYDILWLWKHDQLYKRPDVPLYKKIRSNVYVDVKPLSGYETTTCSCRAPENTNEKGCLDDCLNRMSFAECSPSTCPCHEQCDNQHIQRHEWVQCLERFRAEGKGWGIRTKESLRSGQFIIEYLGEVVSEHEFRSRMMQQYFAHSGHYCLNLDSGMVIDSYRMGNEARFINHSCEPNCEMQKWSVNGVYRIGLFALKDISSGTELTYDYNFHSFNTEEQQVCKCGSETCRGIIGGKSQRINGLPGKAGGTRRMGRLKEKRKSKHHLKKREEESSDSSKFYPHLMKPMSNRERNFVLKHRVFLLRNWEKMREKQELLKREGERERDSSGLSVYTRWGGVIRDDGNIKSDVFLTQFSALQTARSVRTRRLAAAEENTEVTRTARLAHIFKEISDMITSYKDSSGQTLAAPLVNLPSRKRNTHYYEKVSDPLDLSTIEKQILTGHYKTVEAFDTDMLKVFRNAEKYYGRKSSIGRDVCRLRKAYYSARNEAAVQIDEIVGETASEADSSDSLERDHGHHHGAGRSHDKDDDIIRCICEMYKDEGLMIQCEKCMVWQHFDCMRLETEVEHYLCEQCEPRPVDREVPMLPQPSYAQAGSVYYICLLRDDLLLHQGDCVYLMRDSRRTPEGQPVRQSYRLLSHINRDKLDIFRIEKLWKNEKGERFAFGHHYFRPHETHHSPSRRFYQNELFRMPLYEIIPLEAVVAPCCVLDLYTYCKGRPKGVKEPDVYICDYRLDKSAHLFYKIHRNRYPVCTKPYAFNHFPKRLTPKRDFSPHYVPNNYKRNGGRSAWKSERSKGSEGCEDDGSSCERGEDFPLQAEDSRPEDNMDGAPDDPELLLGKPRRAKGDIEEDEDDEEEEGEGTEAEERKELEEGSTERIEEMLEQPTSSACSPLHHPALGRREAQRERLNKILLDLLHRTPSKNGEGADTKQGAVDVTYLLEEGAGRRLRRRTLGFGDFVGRK; encoded by the exons ATGGATCAGAAGATTCAGGGGAGAACCGCAACACCACCTCTTCTCTCAGGTGTTCCCTCTGGGGAGCGAGAGAAAGAGGGAGGGGTTGGAAAgatggaagaggaggaggagaagaagcggGACAGAGAGAAAGAGGCTTCCAGTGTCTCTGACGGCACGGCGGCAGGTGGGCCAGGAAGCGCCGGCGGCGACCAGTCACAGTTCTCCATCAAAGAGAGTAACCTATCTGAGGGCAGTGTCAAACTGAAGATAGGCCTTCAAGCAAAACGCATGAAGAAACCTCCAAAGATCTTGGAGAATTATGTATGCAGACCAGCCTTCAGGGCTACAATGAGGAATACGGGGCGGGGAGGAGGTAGTGCTCGAGGAAATCGTGCAGGGAATACAGCTGATGGACCAGGCAGCCAAAGCCAGAGCCCGTCTCATGTCAGGGAAAAAGAGAGGGAACAGAGTCCAAGACCAGTCCCTTCATCCTCATCCAACCCATCTTCTAAAGCCTCAACACCGCCGCCTCCTGGACTTCCAGCAGCCAGCGCAGCTTCCCCGGCACCTCCTCAAGTGAATGGGAGTACAGCAGGAAAACGA GGTCCTCCAAAGATGGATTGTGTATCAGACACAAAGTCAGATACTAAAGTAGCTACCGCCACATCTGAGCGACCCCTGAATCTTCATCGCCCTCTTACGGACAGCAAACTTCACCCTTCTGGGAAGAAAACACCAACTTTGCAATACAACCAGCGGGCATCATCACCTTCTTCACCAACACCTGTATCAAAAGAATCTAGCTGTGAAGGTGTTAAACCACCTCAATACACCTACAGCAATGAATGtccaagagacaaggacaaagaTGTTCAAAGCTGGGGAGCCCCCACGGTCACTGAAAAATTAGCTCAGCTCATAGCAACTTGCCCACCGTCAAAGACCCCCAAGCCTGTCAAACCTGCTAAGACTGACACCGCTGCTCCCCTTTCAAGCTCAGGTTTTATGACCCCCACCGCAAAGCAGCGAGATAGAGCTATGGCCAATCGGAACACCTATTCAAGAATAACTCACCTCTCTCCCCCCCTTCCAGTGTCACGGCCGCCTGGTCGGCCCTACGGTTCTAGGAACAAAGACAGTGTTGTGGAGAACTCACCCACCTTGACGGCAAAAACGAACGAGGACATTGATGGGACTGGGAAACCTAGTAGCAGCAGTATTAACATGAGCGGTGGTAATAGCAGTAGTACAGCGCTCAGCTGTGGCAATAACCGACTGCCTTCCTTGGCAAAGGACAgcaacaatgacaacataaaTAGTAGCATTTCTAAACCACAGACATGTGCTACTCTCTGCTCATCTAATACCACAACTTTGCCATCTTGTCTAGTTTCGCCCTCCCCTACCACGACAGCTGAGCCAAGGATAAGTCACCGAGGCTCCCCTGCTGCTTCACAAGCAGACCATGCTCGAGAGACGCCTGTCTTGGTAGACGAAGGCATTGCAATTCCAAGGGAACAGGGAAGGGACAGCTCCAGAGAGCTGACCCATTGCTCCTCAACAGGAATAGCAAAGCCAGAAGGGAAAGACAAAGGGACTTGCAGTCAGTCAATGCGAGTTGAGAGAGACATGAGTTTGAGTCCATGTAAGCGTAGCCCCAACCGGGATAGTGCTCGTGTTGGTCGGACCAGCAGCCCTCCAGAACATGTAAGGCCAAGGGCATCTACTTCACCTGAGCCAGATGTTGAAGACAGCCCACAAACTCCTCTTCGAGACGAGTCTCCGGATTCATCTATAGATTCCGCTACAGAGCAGGACAGTAAACCTCTTAAAAAACGTAGAGGAAGGAAGCCTCGCTGGGGCCGTGCTATGAACAAAGTACATAGTCAAAGAGCAGGCCATGACAGCCCCTTTGACCAGAGCAAAACCACCATGCCCTTATCAGCCTTGGAAACAACAGTTAAGAGACCTGTGGGGAGACCTCCCAGCTCAAATAAAGCGAAACCAAATACTCTCCCACAAAGTTCACTGTCACATATCTTCCAACCCCAGGCCAAAAAAAGGGGAAGGCCAAAGTCCAAGATGCCAACACTTGATGCACCAGCCTGTAGGCGTCCATCTAATAAATTGGCAACATCTAAggtttattcaacttttttaAAGTCTAAAGAAGAGCCAGATCCCCCTGTTCTTCATCCAGAGGTTGACCTAAACCCACCAAAACCTATGCTTCGAAAACGTGGACGCCCCAAGCGGCTCCCACCAACCTTACCCCAAGAGAGTCACCCTCCCACTTTAGCTCCTGAGGCGGGGGACACAGGAGACAAGCGATATCACAACAAAGGAAATGGTCAACTTATTATGAAAACAATCATAGGTAAGATCAACAAGATGAAAAGTGTGAAACGAAAGCGTATTCTTAGTCAGATCCTGTTAGGACCGAGAAAAGAAGACCCTCCCAAAGTGACCCCAAGTGGGGTGGTTGCATCTGTGGAAACTGCATCGCAATCTTTGTCCTCTCTGGCCGCTTCTCTTGGGGGAAAACTTGGACCACTCATTAACGTTAgcaaaaaaggcacaatataTATGGGTAAGAGGAGAGGGCGTAAACCAAAAGCGGTGAGTGCCTCGGCTTCAACAGCACCACCAGAACCCTTCCTGTCTCCAGCTACCACTTCTCCTTTGCATCACCATCAATCTCAACAACAGCACCAGCTTTCCTCCTCAGAAATATTTCCTTCCCCTTCTCTCTCACAATCTAGCGGAGGCCATAGCCCCATTAGTGATGGCAGTTTTGTAGAGCCAGGATCAGTACACTTTGCCGGTCATTCTCACTATTCAAACACTCATCACAGTCATAGCACGTTTGCTTTCCCTCCACCGACATTTTCAGCCCCAAATCTTCGCAATCCAGTGCTTGGCTCATCCTTATCAATGGCCACATCAGCCTCTCAGAAGAAGTCATCTTTCCGTggataccaccaccaccactataGGCAGCACTACAACTATCACAAGCTATCCCCTCCTCGGCCGCTTCATCCCACGTCCCCTGCCCCACTCAGTGAACTGAAAGAAGCCACTCCATCCCCAGTAAGTGAGTCACACAGTGAGGAAACAGTGCCCAGTGACAGTGGTATTGGAACAGACAACAACAGTACCTCTGACCGTGGTGAGAAAGCTGGAGGAGCAGGGGGCTTGGGTGGAATGGGGttggcagctgggataggtagTGGGTTATTAATACCAGGGGTTATTGGTTCAGCTGTGGGTACACGAATGGGACTTAATTCTAGAGGCAGGCGACGCCACTCCGCTGTACTTGTGGAACATCCCTCACCTTCTCCGTCACCACACGCGGCAAGGTTATCACCAGATCCACTCAGACCTCACCCAGCAGCTTCCTCGGCCTCCTTAATGGGACACAaggaaaaacataaacataagtGTAAACGCCGTAACCATGGGTGCCCAGGCTATGAAAAGCTTAAGCGACAGAAAAGAAAACGGAAGAAGAAATACCTCCAACTCCGCTCTCGGCGGATCGACCCCAACTTTCTTGCTGAACTGGATGAAATTGTCATAAGAATGAGTGAAATTCGCATCGCACACCGTACCACAGGCCACCGCCTTGGCAGTGGCATCACATTGGCAGCAGGAGCAAAGAGAATGCCAGGAGTAGCCAACCGTGCCACTGGCCTAAGTGGTACCAGTGGCCCTCCACCACATCATTATATCCACAGAGATCTCCTGCCCACAATCTTCAGGGTTAACTTTGGCAGCTTCTATTCCCATCCTGCATACTCCTGTGATCCGTTGCACTATGTTCGCAAACCAGACATGAAAAAGAAACGGGGGCGACCTCCAAAACCCAGAGAGTCCATGTCTGAGGTTGCTTTTGTACCAGGGCTTGGATTTCCTCTCTCCAGTGGTGGCTTCTACCATCCATCCTACAGTGTTCCTTACTCCTCTGGACCCCTGGGTTTGAGTTACTACAGGGGCTATCCTCCAGCTAGTGCTCTATATCCTCACCCACACCATCAGTCAGCCCACACAGCCCAATCTCACCACTCTACTCATTCACCCActttccctcctcctccccccacaTCTTACATGCATCATCACCACCCCTCACATCTCCTGCTAAACCCTTccaaatttcacaagaaaaaacacaagctacttAGGCAGGACTACCTAGGAGGAGGAAGGTCCCCCGTCCTTTACCCACCCATGTCCTCTGAGTTGTCGTTCAACTGGcaccacaaacacaaacatcgaCACAAACACAGAGAGCGATGTGCTGACGATGAcagagaggaagaagaagcaaTAGGAGGATCGGGGAATCGGGCAGGGGCTGGATTGTCTGACAGCAGAGCATTAGGGAAAGGAGAAAGACTTGCTAGCTTGGGAATGGCAGAGTCTTTGCAACAATGCCGCTTTGGACGGGGAACCTCCAGCAGCATTTCCAGCAAGCAAGGGGGTGCCGCCTTAGCCAACTCTCCttcttcttcatcctcttctTCTGCAGATAGGTATAAGCGCAAAGAAAGCTCAGTATCTTGTCTAGGGCCCTCTAGACTAACTCTGGGAAACAGCTCCAAAAGCCAACACTCTGCAGAGTCCTGGTTTAGAATAGGTAACCCTGAGGCGGACTACTCGAAGCTTTCACGTCGTCATGTATTGCCCAGTCAAGGCCCTTTCTCAGATGGACGGGCTCAGGAACTGCCTGCTTGCTCGGACAGTGAAGATGAGGAGCCTCTCACACCCACGGAAGATGTGGAACCAAGAGGCCGTGATTCCCCCAATCTCACAAACTTGTTTGCCTCCGCTTTCAACCGCACTAACTTGCGAAGGTGTAGGAACAGAAAGAATGAATCAGCGCCAGGGAACACCAGCTTCTCTTGTGTGGAACGAAAATTAAGGAAGGACCCCTCAATATCAGCAGAGAGAAGAGAATTAG AGACTCCAAGTGTACCGACAAGAGGTGTTGTCCCCGCAAACTCTGAAGGGCCTGAAGGATCCATGCACCGTCGGCAGCAACTACATCACCAGTCGTCTGTATTTTACTCTCATGGCTCAACGTCCTCTGCCTGCATTTTCCCTTCCCAAGACTGTTGCCCAGATGCTTCCCTGCCCCATCAGTCTCATCGGGCGCAGCCATCCAAGCACAGCCTCCATCATGTAAACAAAATCCTGCGTGCCAAGAAGCTGCAGAGGCAAGCCCGTACAGGAAACAATATGGTGAAAAAGAGGGGCCCTGGACGCCCCAGGAAACACCCACTGCCCTCGCCAACGCCGTCCCCACCGCCTACCgttgaaataaatcaaacacGGCACAGAGTGGGGGATCGGCCAGTGGGCAGGGTGTGGGATGGGGATACTGTGAAAGATACCATAGAGTCAGTTGTAAAAGACCAGCGAAGCAAAGGCCAGAAAAGGAAACACTGGGAGAGAGATGACgttgaggaagaagaagagcaagAGGAAGGGGAGGTAGAAGACATTATGGAGCAATTGCCAGACAAAGAACAGAACCTGAGCAGCCTGGTCCTGGCGAGGTCCAGACCAGGATCTGGAAGGGGCTGGCTTGCCCAAGATGAGATCCGTCACTTCCAGGG CTCAGGGGAGAATAAGCCAGACGGCCATCACTCCACTGAACGCCAAGACGCTGTCTCTAAGGAGCAAACATCAGCCATCCCCATTACTAGCCAACGGGAGAAGAGACCAGCTAGACCTCCAAAGAAAAAGTTCCAGAAGGCTGGACTTTACTCTGATGTGTATAAGACTGAAGA CCCCCGCAGTCAGCTCCTACAGCTAAAGAAAGAGAAGCTGGAGTACATACCTGGGGAACATGAGTATGGATTATTTCCAGCACCCATACATGTCG GAAAATACTTGAGACAGAAACGCATTGATTTCCAATTGCCTTATGACATCCTCTGGCTTTGGAAACATGATCAG ctaTACAAGAGGCCTGATGTCCCCCTTTATAAAAAAATCAGATCAA ATGTATATGTTGATGTCAAGCCTCTCTCTGGTTATGAAACAACTACGTGCAGCTGTCGAGCTCCCGAGAACACAAATGAAAAAGGTTGTTTGGATGACTGCCTAAATAG GATGAGTTTTGCTGAATGCTCTCCCAGCACTTGTCCATGCCATGAGCAGTGTGACAACCAGCACATCCAGAGGCACGAATGGGTACAGTGTCTGGAGCGATTTCGTGCGGAGGGCAAGGGCTGGGGCATTCGTACCAAGGAGAGTCTCCGTTCTGGGCAGTTCATTATTGAGTACCTGGGAGAAGTGGTCAGCGAACATGAGTTCCG GAGTCGTATGATGCAGCAGTACTTTGCTCACAGTGGCCACTACTGTCTCAACCTGGATAGTGGCATGGTGATTGACAGCTACAGAATGGGCAATGAGGCTCGCTTCATAAACCACAGTTGTGAGCCCAACTGTGAGATGCAGAAGTG GTCAGTTAATGGAGTGTACAGAATTGGTCTGTTTGCGCTCAAGGACATCAGCAGCGGTACCGAGCTCACCTACGACTACAACTTTCATTCCTTCAACACAGAAGAGCAG CAAGTCTGTAAGTGTGGCTCAGAGACCTGCCGAGGCATCATCGGAGGAAAGAGCCAGCGTATTAACGGGCTTCCCGGAAAGGCAGGTGGGACTCGGCGAATGGGTCGCCTCAAAGAGAAGCGGAAATCCAAACACCATCTTAAAAAACGA GAGGAAGAATCAAGTGACAGCAGCAAATTTTACCCTCACTTAATGAAACCCATGTCAAACAGAGAACg CAACTTTGTGCTCAAGCATCGAGTGTTCCTCCTAAGAAACTGGGAAAAAATGAGGGAGAAACAGGAGTTGCTGAAACGAGAGGGTGAGCGCGAGAGAGACTCCAGCGGCCTGTCCGTCTATACTCGCTGGGGTGGAGTCATCCGTGATGACGGCAACATAAAGTCAG ATGTTTTCCTCACGCAATTTTCAGCCCTGCAGACAGCACGTTCAGTGCGCACGCGGAGGCTCGCTGCCGCCGAAGAAAACACAGAAGTCACGCGCACTGCTCGACTCGCACACATCTTCAAAGAGATTTCTGACATGATTACCAGCTACAAAG ATTCATCAGGCCAAACACTTGCTGCTCCACTAGTGAACCTCCCATCAAGGAAAAG GAACACCCACTACTATGAGAAAGTGTCTGACCCTCTGGACCTGAGCACCATTGAGAAGCAAATCCTCACGGGCCATTACAAGACAGTTGAAGCATTCGACACGGACATGCTCAAAGTTTTCCGCAATGCTGAG AAATACTATGGCAGGAAGTCATCAATAGGCAGGGATGTGTGCCGGCTGCGGAAAGCCTACTACAGCGCACGTAATGAGGCTGCAGTGCAGATCGATGAGATTGTGGGCGAGACCGCCAGCGAGGCCGACAGCTCCGACTCACTTGAGCGGGACCATGGCCACCACCATGGAGCCGGCAGATCCCATGACAAGGATGATGACATCATCCGCTGCATCTGTGAGATGTACAAGGATGAAGGCCTGATGATCCAGTGTGAAAAGTGTATG GTTTGGCAGCACTTTGATTGCATGCGTTTGGAGACAGAGGTGGAGCACTACCTGTGTGAGCAGTGTGAGCCGAGGCCAGTGGACAGA GAAGTGCCCATGCTGCCCCAACCCAGCTACGCCCAGGCTGGCTCTGTCTATTACATCTGCCTCCTAAGAGATGACCTGCTTCTACACCAAG gGGATTGTGTGTACCTGATGAGAGACAGCAGACGGACACCTGAGGGTCAGCCGGTCAGACAGTCGTACCGCCTCCTGTCTCACATCAACCGAGACAAACTCGACATCTTCCGCATCGAGAAACTCTGGAAGAATGAAAA GGGTGAGCGGTTTGCCTTTGGCCATCACTACTTCCGCCCTCACGAGACACACCATTCCCCGTCACGGCGGTTCTACCAGAATGAGTTATTTCGCATGCCGCTTTACGAGATCATCCCTCTTGAAGCAGTGGTGGCACCCTGCTGCGTTCTCGATCTGTACACGTACTGCAAAG GACGACCAAAGGGTGTGAAAGAGCCAGATGTGTATATCTGCGATTACCGCTTGGACAAGTCAGCTCACCTTTTCTACAAGATCCATCGTAACCGCTACCCAGTGTGCACCAAGCCATACGCCTTCAACCATTTCCCCAAGCGACTGACACCCAAGAGAGACTTCTCA CCTCACTATGTACCCAACAACTACAAGAGGAACGGGGGTCGCTCAGCATGGAAAAGTGAGCGCTCCAAAGGATCTGAAGGCTGTGAGGACGACGGCTCTTCGTGTGAGAGGGGAGAGGACTTCCCGCTTCAGGCTGAAGACAGCAGACCAGAGGACAACATGGACGGGGCTCCGGATGATCCTGAACTTTTACTGGGCAAGCCTCGACGAGCCAAAGGGGACAttgaggaggatgaggacgatgaagaagaggaagggGAAGGGACTGAGGCCGAGGAGCgcaaggagctggaggagggcTCAACAGAGAGGATAGAGGAGATGCTTGAGCAGCCAACCTCCTCGGCCTGCTCGCCACTCCACCACCCTGCACTGGGCAGGAGGGAGGCCCAAAGGGAACGTCTCAACAAGATTCTGTTGGATTTGCTGCACAGAACACCCAGCAAGAATGGTGAGGGAGCAGACACAAAGCAGGGTG CCGTAGATGTCACTTATCTCCTGGAGGAGGGTGCAGGGCGGCGCCTACGGCGACGGACACTAGGATTTGGTGATTTTGTTGGCAGAAAGTAA